The stretch of DNA CCGAAAGCTGACATTGCTTCTGACCGTGCCGCCCTAAGTGCCGAAGGAAGCTCATCTTTGTTTCTTACTATACGCATCCCTTTTCCGCCGCCGCCTGCTGCAGCTTTAACCATAACAGGGAATCCTATCTTTTGAGCAATAGAGAGGGCTTCATCATCATTTGTGTCATCAGTAGTGCCCGGAATTACAGGAATACCATTTTCAGTGATAAATTTCCTTGCAAATGTCTTGTTCCCCATTTTTTCTATTACATCCGCAGGCGGTCCAATGAATTTGATATTTTCTTTTGCACACCGTTCAGCGAATGCTCCATTTTCAGATAGAAAACCATAACCCGGATGGATTGCATCTGCCTTTGTTTTGAAAGCAACTTCCAATATCTTATCGATGTTTAGATAGCTTTCACGCGAAGGCGCAGGACCGATACAGTAGGCTTCATCTGCATATCCCACATGAAGAGAAGCCCTGTCAGCTTCAGAGAAGACTGCTACAGTCTTGATTCCCATCTCCTGACAGGCGCGGATAAGCCTTATGGCAATTTCGCCTCTGTTTGCAATCAATATTTTTGAAAACAACTTACGACCTCCTATTCTCTTCTTGATTCCAATGTATAAAGTCTATATGAAGGCACTCTATTTATCAACTTAAAAAAATTAGATTCTTTATACAAAAAAAATCTTTTTAAATCCATTTGGACTTACATATAATAATCTTAAATGAAATAAGAAATTTATAGGAGAAAAAAGAATTGAAGAAGAACATTTCTGCAAGTGAGAAATTGATTTTTGCTCTCGATGTTGACGGCTATGAGGAAGCGATGAAATGGGTAAAAAAACTCAAAGATTATGTCCGGGTATTTAAAGTTGGCAAACAGCTTTTTACTGCCTGCGGGCCCAATATTGTAAAGGAAATTTTAAAAAATGATTGCAAGGTTTTTTTAGACCTGAAATTCCATGATATTCCGAATACCGTATCTTCTGCTGTAATTGAAACAGCCAAACTTGGAGTTTCGATAATTACCATCCATGCCTCAGGCGGAAGAAAAATGATAGAAAAAACAAGGAAAGATGTCGATGAATTTTGTGCTGAAAAAGGAATTCCCGTGCCTC from Candidatus Schekmanbacteria bacterium encodes:
- a CDS encoding ATP-grasp domain-containing protein, with protein sequence MFSKILIANRGEIAIRLIRACQEMGIKTVAVFSEADRASLHVGYADEAYCIGPAPSRESYLNIDKILEVAFKTKADAIHPGYGFLSENGAFAERCAKENIKFIGPPADVIEKMGNKTFARKFITENGIPVIPGTTDDTNDDEALSIAQKIGFPVMVKAAAGGGGKGMRIVRNKDELPSALRAARSEAMSAFG